A genomic segment from Ciona intestinalis chromosome 10, KH, whole genome shotgun sequence encodes:
- the LOC101241979 gene encoding uronyl 2-sulfotransferase-like isoform X1 has translation MSVNYPTLEENVTFNVQKEIAGMLRFQKNVIYSRHLRFFDIETFGFGTPIYINIIRDPIDRFVSHYYYSRHGFVKNNGTVKVEWRRSVNDLTLDECMKQDVDKCIQENNNGSALRYFCGNHPVCRNYNNISLHIAMYNAAKYYTTVGLLEEMENSLKVLEALLPRYFKGIAATLHASKEIEGTKTLYKKKPSKETETKLRRIFAFEIEFYQFVRERFHQQLFKLRKMGRL, from the exons ATGTCGGTGAATTATCCGACTTTGGAGGAAAACGTGACCTTTAATGTTCAG AAAGAAATCGCCGGGATGTTGAGATTccaaaaaaacgttatttATTCCCGACATCTTCGATTCTTTGATATAGAAAC CTTCGGGTTTGGGACCCCAATTTACATCAATATTATACGGGACCCAATTGATCGGTTCGTCTCGCATTATTATTACAGCAGGCATGGATTTGTGAAGAATAATGGGACAGTAAAAGTAGAATGGAGGCGGAGTGTTAATGATTTG ACTTTGGAcgaatgtatgaaacaagacgTTGACAAATGCATCCAAGAAAATAACAATGGATCAGCACTGCGTTATTTCTGTGGCAACCACCCTGTATGTAG AAACTACAACAATATAAGTTTACACATAGCAATGTACAATGCAGCGAAATATTATACGACCGTCGGTTTGTTGGAGGAAATGGAAAACTCACTAAAGGTTTTGGAAGCTTTGCTACCGAG GTATTTTAAAGGAATTGCAGCAACCTTGCACGCTTCTAAAG AAATCGAAGGCACCAAGACTTTGTATAAGAAGAAACCGTCCAAAGAAACGGAAACAAAACTGCGAAGGATTTTCGCATTTGAGATCGAGTTTTATCAGTTTGTGAGAGAAAGATTCCATCAACAATTATTTAAGTTAAGAAAGATGGGGAGACTGTAA
- the LOC100177990 gene encoding persulfide dioxygenase ETHE1, mitochondrial: MTKSNLIFRQLFDKDTSTYTYLLGCAETKAAIIIDPVLECVERDLKLVNELGLNLIYGVNTHVHADHVTGTGQIKKTLPNCKSVLGANSGGKADLYLKDGDKLSFGNLTMESRSTPGHTDGCSTYILHDQRVVFTGDALLIRGCGRTDFQQGCAKTLYNSVHSKIFSLPSDYKLYPAHDYKGMSVTTVGEEKLYNPRLTKTVDEFVQIMDNLNLAYPKRIDVSVPANLVCGIQD; the protein is encoded by the exons ATGACAAAATCCAACCTCATATTTCGTCAG CTGTTTGACAAAGACACTTCCACGTACACTTACTTGCTTGGTTGTGCTGAAACCAAAGCAGCAATTATCATAGATCCTGTACTTGAATGT GTTGAAAGAGATTTAAAACTTGTGAATGAGCTTGGGTTGAATCTAATATATGGAG TGAATACGCATGTTCATGCTGACCACGTTACTGGCACCGGTCAGATCAAGAAGACTTTACCAAACTGTAAATCGGTGTTGGGAGCAAATAGTGGTGGAAAAGCTgatctttatttaaaagatgGAGATAAACTCTCATTTGGAAACTTG ACCATGGAAAGCAGGTCCACACCCGGTCACACAGATGGTTGTTCAACTTATATTCTACATGACCAACGTGTTGTGTTCACTGGAGATGCTTTGCTTATAAGGGGTTGTGGAAGGACTGACTTTCAACAAG GTTGTGCGAAAACTCTGTACAACTCCGTGCACAGCAAAATATTCTCATTACCTTCAGATTATAAACTTTATCCAGCTCATGATTATAAAG GTATGAGTGTGACAACGGTGGGTGAAGAGAAACTTTACAATCCACGATTAACTAAAACTGTTGATGAGTTTGTGCAAATAATGGACAATCTTAACCTTGCTTACCCCAAGAGAATAG ATGTTTCAGTTCCAGCCAACTTAGTTTGTGGAATTCAAGATTAA
- the LOC100183448 gene encoding hemicentin-1-like, producing the protein MASQFTIQPDNAKGTIANKDLLMTCQYPSYFKSVRWLGLDKQVITNMTKGVKLDKDGRRRELYLTLVNVSSDMNGMYTCEGYDTAINQTVAETRIVTVFEPIGFVNPKTEQTFELGQTVSVICQVSGNPPPSVVWKQGTQSLEGTPENSRIYQDLDTNNLIIKNITKKDEGKYTCLARELSKGQTRNLPVFVDVQCINMLYLVGPAGIQVPKMVTGVQGGDVTLTCNATGEPEPMYKWYFGDGMTFTNSTLVKDGVSEDGKVLIVSNVTAGDAGKYTCIAKNIHGTDSDTTDVIINVPPTISIILGDSVVEGDNARIGCSATGIPTPVVTIFRHGVALNSSQLSETTPMTVEYNSGEAQIRFTPSSYADSGDYTCIASNSAGNIEGVIKLDIQYAPRETTLPEVYACLNEKAELSCIFDANPKPTLTWGRMLPVAAADDDFLAVFTSNQSVGVTPDEAEVTMTFTPIVPDDNLSVQDQGGVLMLKISEVNEESYGKYYCRARNEHGEQTAVGELMMAMKSSKPLNVEVVDASTRQANVIFSPPSNIVSQISRYLISLSSGSQLVLEDEIAAGSLPAAHWLTAGQSRGSAPLI; encoded by the exons ATGGCAA GTCAATTTACCATTCAACCTGACAATGCAAAAGGCACCATCGCTAACAAGGACCTTCTCATGACTTGCCAATATCCAAGTTACTTCAAATCGGTTCGGTGGTTAGGGCTGGACAAGCAAGTTATCACCAATATGACCAAG GGGGTTAAACTTGATAAAGATGGTCGCCGACGAGAGCTTTACCTTACATTGGTGAATGTATCTTCTGATATGAATGGGATGTACACATGTGAAGGATATGATACAGCCATCAATCAAACTGTGGCAGAAACAAGGATAGTAACTGTCTTTG AACCAATTGGTTTCGTGAACCCAAAGACTGAGCAGACATTTGAACTTGGCCAAACAGTGTCTGTTATATGCCAGGTGTCTGGTAATCCTCCACCAAGTGTGGTTTGGAAACAAGGAACACAAAGTCTTGAAGGGACTCCTGAGAATA GTCGCATCTACCAAGACCTAGATACCAACAACTTGATTATCAAGAACATCACTAAAAAAGATGAAGGAAAATACACTTGTTTGGCAAGGGAGCTTTCTAAAGGACAAACACGCAACTTGCCAGTATTTGTTGATGTACAAT GTATTAACATGCTGTATTTAGTTGGACCTGCTGGAATACAAGTACCTAAGATGGTGACAGGAGTACAAGGAGGGGACGTGACACTCACATGCAATGCAACTGGTGAACCTGAACCAATGTATAA ATGGTACTTTGGCGATGGAATGACATTCACCAACTCCACCCTTGTAAAGGATGGCGTCAGTGAGGATGGGAAAGTCCTTATAGTTT CCAATGTAACAGCAGGCGATGCCGGCAAATATACTTGTAttgcaaagaacattcatggAACTGACAGTGACACAACAGATGTCATTATTAATG TTCCACCAACCATCAGTATAATATTGGGGGATTCTGTAGTTGAGGGAGACAATGCAAGAATTGGTTGTTCAGCAACTGGTATCCCTACGCCTGTTGTCACCATCTTCAGACATGGAGTGGCGTTGAACAGCTCGCAG TTAAGTGAAACCACCCCGATGACAGTTGAATACAACAGTGGAGAAGCTCAGATTCGTTTCACCCCATCTTCATATGCCGATAGTGGAGATTATACTTGTATTGCTTCTAATTCAGCTGGAAACATTGAAGGAGTTATTAAGCTGGATATTCaat ATGCTCCACGTGAGACGACTCTTCCAGAAGTTTACGCTTGTTTGAACGAGAAAGCCGAACTTTCTTGTATATTCGACGCAAACCCCAAACCCACCCTCACTTGGGGTAGAATGTTACCTGTTGCTGCTGCGGATGACGATTTTCTTGCCGTCTTCACGAGCAACCAATCTGTTGGAGTAACTCCCGATGAAGCTGAAGTGACGATGACGTTTACTCCCATTGTTCCCGATGACAACCTCAGTGTTCAAGATCAAGGAGGTGTCTTGATGCTTAAG ATAAGCGAAGTGAATGAGGAATCATACGGTAAATATTATTGTCGAGCACGTAACGAACATGGGGAACAAACTGCTGTTGGTGAGCTGATGATGGCAATGAAGTCTTCCAAACCACTTAATGTGGAG GTGGTCGACGCATCCACCAGGCAAGCGAACGTGATATTCTCCCCACCCTCCAACATTGTGTCGCAAATCTCCAGATACCTCATTTCTCTCTCCTCTGGGAGCCAACTCGTCCTCGAGGATGAAATCGCCGCAGGTTCGTTGCCAGCTGCTCATTGGTTAACAGCCGGCCAATCCCGTGGTTCCGCACCACTAATTTGA
- the LOC101241979 gene encoding uronyl 2-sulfotransferase-like isoform X2 yields MLRFQKNVIYSRHLRFFDIETFGFGTPIYINIIRDPIDRFVSHYYYSRHGFVKNNGTVKVEWRRSVNDLTLDECMKQDVDKCIQENNNGSALRYFCGNHPVCRNYNNISLHIAMYNAAKYYTTVGLLEEMENSLKVLEALLPRYFKGIAATLHASKEIEGTKTLYKKKPSKETETKLRRIFAFEIEFYQFVRERFHQQLFKLRKMGRL; encoded by the exons ATGTTGAGATTccaaaaaaacgttatttATTCCCGACATCTTCGATTCTTTGATATAGAAAC CTTCGGGTTTGGGACCCCAATTTACATCAATATTATACGGGACCCAATTGATCGGTTCGTCTCGCATTATTATTACAGCAGGCATGGATTTGTGAAGAATAATGGGACAGTAAAAGTAGAATGGAGGCGGAGTGTTAATGATTTG ACTTTGGAcgaatgtatgaaacaagacgTTGACAAATGCATCCAAGAAAATAACAATGGATCAGCACTGCGTTATTTCTGTGGCAACCACCCTGTATGTAG AAACTACAACAATATAAGTTTACACATAGCAATGTACAATGCAGCGAAATATTATACGACCGTCGGTTTGTTGGAGGAAATGGAAAACTCACTAAAGGTTTTGGAAGCTTTGCTACCGAG GTATTTTAAAGGAATTGCAGCAACCTTGCACGCTTCTAAAG AAATCGAAGGCACCAAGACTTTGTATAAGAAGAAACCGTCCAAAGAAACGGAAACAAAACTGCGAAGGATTTTCGCATTTGAGATCGAGTTTTATCAGTTTGTGAGAGAAAGATTCCATCAACAATTATTTAAGTTAAGAAAGATGGGGAGACTGTAA